In one Macaca fascicularis isolate 582-1 chromosome 6, T2T-MFA8v1.1 genomic region, the following are encoded:
- the PCYOX1L gene encoding prenylcysteine oxidase 1-like isoform X4, translating to MARAAPLLAALTALLAAAAAGGDAPPGKIAVVGAGIGGSAVAHFLQQHFGPRVQIDVYEKGTVGGRLATISVNKQHYESGAASFHSLSLHMQDFVKLLGLRHRREVVGRSAIFGGEHFVLEETDWYLLNLFRLWWHYGISFLRLQMWVEEVMEKFMRIYKYQAHGYAFSGVEELLYSLGESTFVNMTQHSVAESLLQVGVTQRFIDDVVSAVLRASYGQSAAMPAFAEGKALYQVAYENEVGNSSDFYDIVVIATPLHLDNSSSNLTFAGFHPPIDDLQGSFQPTVVSLVHGYLNSSYFGFPDPKLFPFANILTTDFPSFFCTLDNMCPVNISASFRRKQPQEAAVWRVQSPKPLFRTQLKTLFRSYYSVQTAEWQAHPLYGSRPTLPRFALHDQLFYLNALEWAASSVEVMAVAAKNVALLAYNRWYQDLDKIDQKDLMHKVKTEL from the exons ATGGCCCGCGCAGCACCGCTGCTCGCCGCGCTGACCGCGCTCctcgccgccgccgctgctggcGGAGATGCCCCGCCGGGCAAAATCG CGGTGGTTGGGGCCGGGATCGGGGGCTCTGCCGTGGCCCATTTCCTCCAGCAACACTTTGGACCTCGGGTGCAGATCGATGTGTACGAGAAGGGAACCGTGGGTGGCCGCCTGGCCACCATCTCAGTCAACAAGCAGCACTACGAGAGCGGGGCTGCCTCCTTCCACTCCCTGAGCCTGCACATGCAGGACTTCGTCAAGCTGCTGG GGCTGAGGCACCGGCGCGAGGTGGTGGGCAGGAGCGCCATCTTCGGTGGGGAGCATTTCGTGCTAGAGGAGACCGACTGGTACCTGCTGAACCTCTTCCGCCTCTGGTGGCACTACGGCATCAGCTTCCTGAGGCTGCAGATGTGGGTGGAGGAGGTCATGGAGAAGTTCATGAG GATCTATAAGTACCAGGCCCATGGCTATGCCTTCTCGGGTGTGGAAGAGCTGCTCTACTCGCTGGGGGAGTCCACCTTTGTCAACATGACCCAGCACTCTGTGGCGGAGTCCCTGCTGCAGGTGGGCGTCACGCAGCGCTTTATTGATGATGTCGTTTCCGCTGTCCTGCGGGCCAGCTATGGCCAGTCAGCAGCGATGCCCGCCTTTGCAG AGGGGAAAGCCCTGTACCAGGTGGCGTATGAGAATGAGGTAGGCAACAGCTCTGACTTCTATGACATCGTGGTCATTGCCACCCCCCTGCACCTggacaacagcagcagcaacttAACGTTTGCAGGCTTCCACCCGCCCATTGATGACCTGCAGGGCTCTTTCCAGCCCACCGTCGTCTCCTTGGTCCACGGCTACCTCAACTCTTCCTACTTCGGTTTCCCAGACCCTAAGCTTTTCCCATTTGCGAACATCCTTACCACAGATTTCCCCAGCTTCTTCTGCACTCTGGACAACATGTGCCCTGTCAACATCTCTGCCAGCTTCCGGCGAAAGCAGCCCCAGGAGGCAGCTGTTTGGCGAGTCCAGTCCCCTAAGCCACTCTTTCGGACCCAGCTAAAGACCCTCTTCCGTTCCTATTACTCAGTACAGACAGCTGAGTGGCAGGCCCATCCCCTCTATGGCTCCCGCCCCACGCTCCCGAGGTTCGCACTCCATGACCAGCTCTTCTACCTCAATGCCCTGGAGTGGGCGGCCAGCTCCGTGGAGGTGATGGCCGTGGCTGCCAAGAATGTGGCCTTGCTGGCTTACAACCGCTGGTACCAGGACCTAGACAAGATTGATCAAAAAGATTTGATGCACAAGGTCAAGACTGAACTGTGA
- the PCYOX1L gene encoding prenylcysteine oxidase 1-like isoform X1 — translation MREPIPREMELMRASCWRGTAARPMRGWVWRGRKAGLPVGRRGGAERRAPTRERPNPACCPLAARHGPRSTAARRADRAPRRRRCWRRCPAGQNRGGWGRDRGLCRGPFPPATLWTSGADRCVREGNRGWPPGHHLSQQAALRERGCLLPLPEPAHAGLRQAAGWSNRDKRGEGTCLRLHRLRHRREVVGRSAIFGGEHFVLEETDWYLLNLFRLWWHYGISFLRLQMWVEEVMEKFMRIYKYQAHGYAFSGVEELLYSLGESTFVNMTQHSVAESLLQVGVTQRFIDDVVSAVLRASYGQSAAMPAFAGAMSLAGAQGSLWSVEGGNKLVCSGLLKLTKANVIHATVTSVTLHSTEGKALYQVAYENEVGNSSDFYDIVVIATPLHLDNSSSNLTFAGFHPPIDDLQGSFQPTVVSLVHGYLNSSYFGFPDPKLFPFANILTTDFPSFFCTLDNMCPVNISASFRRKQPQEAAVWRVQSPKPLFRTQLKTLFRSYYSVQTAEWQAHPLYGSRPTLPRFALHDQLFYLNALEWAASSVEVMAVAAKNVALLAYNRWYQDLDKIDQKDLMHKVKTEL, via the exons ATGAGAGAGCCTATCCCGAGAGAGATGGAGCTAATGAGGGCTTCGTGCTGGAGAGGGACGGCGGCTCGGCCAATGCGGGGCTGGGTCTGGCGCGGCAGGAAGGCGGGACTGCCAGTGGGGCGTCGGGGCGGGGCGGAGAGGCGAGCGCCAACCCGCGAGCGCCCGAACCCAGCGTGCTGCCCGCTCGCCGCCCGCCATGGCCCGCGCAGCACCGCTGCTCGCCGCGCTGACCGCGCTCctcgccgccgccgctgctggcGGAGATGCCCCGCCGGGCAAAATCG CGGTGGTTGGGGCCGGGATCGGGGGCTCTGCCGTGGCCCATTTCCTCCAGCAACACTTTGGACCTCGGGTGCAGATCGATGTGTACGAGAAGGGAACCGTGGGTGGCCGCCTGGCCACCATCTCAGTCAACAAGCAGCACTACGAGAGCGGGGCTGCCTCCTTCCACTCCCTGAGCCTGCACATGCAGGACTTCGTCAAGCTGCTGG atggagcaaCAGAGAcaagagaggggaaggaacttgCCTGAGGTTACACA GGCTGAGGCACCGGCGCGAGGTGGTGGGCAGGAGCGCCATCTTCGGTGGGGAGCATTTCGTGCTAGAGGAGACCGACTGGTACCTGCTGAACCTCTTCCGCCTCTGGTGGCACTACGGCATCAGCTTCCTGAGGCTGCAGATGTGGGTGGAGGAGGTCATGGAGAAGTTCATGAG GATCTATAAGTACCAGGCCCATGGCTATGCCTTCTCGGGTGTGGAAGAGCTGCTCTACTCGCTGGGGGAGTCCACCTTTGTCAACATGACCCAGCACTCTGTGGCGGAGTCCCTGCTGCAGGTGGGCGTCACGCAGCGCTTTATTGATGATGTCGTTTCCGCTGTCCTGCGGGCCAGCTATGGCCAGTCAGCAGCGATGCCCGCCTTTGCAG GAGCCATGTCACTAGCCGGGGCCCAAGGCAGCCTGTGGTCTGTGGAAGGAGGCAATAAGCTGGTTTGTTCCGGTTTGCTGAAGCTCACCAAGGCCAATGTGATCCATGCCACAGTGACCTCCGTGACCCTGCACAGCACAG AGGGGAAAGCCCTGTACCAGGTGGCGTATGAGAATGAGGTAGGCAACAGCTCTGACTTCTATGACATCGTGGTCATTGCCACCCCCCTGCACCTggacaacagcagcagcaacttAACGTTTGCAGGCTTCCACCCGCCCATTGATGACCTGCAGGGCTCTTTCCAGCCCACCGTCGTCTCCTTGGTCCACGGCTACCTCAACTCTTCCTACTTCGGTTTCCCAGACCCTAAGCTTTTCCCATTTGCGAACATCCTTACCACAGATTTCCCCAGCTTCTTCTGCACTCTGGACAACATGTGCCCTGTCAACATCTCTGCCAGCTTCCGGCGAAAGCAGCCCCAGGAGGCAGCTGTTTGGCGAGTCCAGTCCCCTAAGCCACTCTTTCGGACCCAGCTAAAGACCCTCTTCCGTTCCTATTACTCAGTACAGACAGCTGAGTGGCAGGCCCATCCCCTCTATGGCTCCCGCCCCACGCTCCCGAGGTTCGCACTCCATGACCAGCTCTTCTACCTCAATGCCCTGGAGTGGGCGGCCAGCTCCGTGGAGGTGATGGCCGTGGCTGCCAAGAATGTGGCCTTGCTGGCTTACAACCGCTGGTACCAGGACCTAGACAAGATTGATCAAAAAGATTTGATGCACAAGGTCAAGACTGAACTGTGA
- the PCYOX1L gene encoding prenylcysteine oxidase 1-like isoform X2 — protein MREPIPREMELMRASCWRGTAARPMRGWVWRGRKAGLPVGRRGGAERRAPTRERPNPACCPLAARHGPRSTAARRADRAPRRRRCWRRCPAGQNRGGWGRDRGLCRGPFPPATLWTSGADRCVREGNRGWPPGHHLSQQAALRERGCLLPLPEPAHAGLRQAAGWSNRDKRGEGTCLRLHRLRHRREVVGRSAIFGGEHFVLEETDWYLLNLFRLWWHYGISFLRLQMWVEEVMEKFMRIYKYQAHGYAFSGVEELLYSLGESTFVNMTQHSVAESLLQVGVTQRFIDDVVSAVLRASYGQSAAMPAFAEGKALYQVAYENEVGNSSDFYDIVVIATPLHLDNSSSNLTFAGFHPPIDDLQGSFQPTVVSLVHGYLNSSYFGFPDPKLFPFANILTTDFPSFFCTLDNMCPVNISASFRRKQPQEAAVWRVQSPKPLFRTQLKTLFRSYYSVQTAEWQAHPLYGSRPTLPRFALHDQLFYLNALEWAASSVEVMAVAAKNVALLAYNRWYQDLDKIDQKDLMHKVKTEL, from the exons ATGAGAGAGCCTATCCCGAGAGAGATGGAGCTAATGAGGGCTTCGTGCTGGAGAGGGACGGCGGCTCGGCCAATGCGGGGCTGGGTCTGGCGCGGCAGGAAGGCGGGACTGCCAGTGGGGCGTCGGGGCGGGGCGGAGAGGCGAGCGCCAACCCGCGAGCGCCCGAACCCAGCGTGCTGCCCGCTCGCCGCCCGCCATGGCCCGCGCAGCACCGCTGCTCGCCGCGCTGACCGCGCTCctcgccgccgccgctgctggcGGAGATGCCCCGCCGGGCAAAATCG CGGTGGTTGGGGCCGGGATCGGGGGCTCTGCCGTGGCCCATTTCCTCCAGCAACACTTTGGACCTCGGGTGCAGATCGATGTGTACGAGAAGGGAACCGTGGGTGGCCGCCTGGCCACCATCTCAGTCAACAAGCAGCACTACGAGAGCGGGGCTGCCTCCTTCCACTCCCTGAGCCTGCACATGCAGGACTTCGTCAAGCTGCTGG atggagcaaCAGAGAcaagagaggggaaggaacttgCCTGAGGTTACACA GGCTGAGGCACCGGCGCGAGGTGGTGGGCAGGAGCGCCATCTTCGGTGGGGAGCATTTCGTGCTAGAGGAGACCGACTGGTACCTGCTGAACCTCTTCCGCCTCTGGTGGCACTACGGCATCAGCTTCCTGAGGCTGCAGATGTGGGTGGAGGAGGTCATGGAGAAGTTCATGAG GATCTATAAGTACCAGGCCCATGGCTATGCCTTCTCGGGTGTGGAAGAGCTGCTCTACTCGCTGGGGGAGTCCACCTTTGTCAACATGACCCAGCACTCTGTGGCGGAGTCCCTGCTGCAGGTGGGCGTCACGCAGCGCTTTATTGATGATGTCGTTTCCGCTGTCCTGCGGGCCAGCTATGGCCAGTCAGCAGCGATGCCCGCCTTTGCAG AGGGGAAAGCCCTGTACCAGGTGGCGTATGAGAATGAGGTAGGCAACAGCTCTGACTTCTATGACATCGTGGTCATTGCCACCCCCCTGCACCTggacaacagcagcagcaacttAACGTTTGCAGGCTTCCACCCGCCCATTGATGACCTGCAGGGCTCTTTCCAGCCCACCGTCGTCTCCTTGGTCCACGGCTACCTCAACTCTTCCTACTTCGGTTTCCCAGACCCTAAGCTTTTCCCATTTGCGAACATCCTTACCACAGATTTCCCCAGCTTCTTCTGCACTCTGGACAACATGTGCCCTGTCAACATCTCTGCCAGCTTCCGGCGAAAGCAGCCCCAGGAGGCAGCTGTTTGGCGAGTCCAGTCCCCTAAGCCACTCTTTCGGACCCAGCTAAAGACCCTCTTCCGTTCCTATTACTCAGTACAGACAGCTGAGTGGCAGGCCCATCCCCTCTATGGCTCCCGCCCCACGCTCCCGAGGTTCGCACTCCATGACCAGCTCTTCTACCTCAATGCCCTGGAGTGGGCGGCCAGCTCCGTGGAGGTGATGGCCGTGGCTGCCAAGAATGTGGCCTTGCTGGCTTACAACCGCTGGTACCAGGACCTAGACAAGATTGATCAAAAAGATTTGATGCACAAGGTCAAGACTGAACTGTGA
- the PCYOX1L gene encoding prenylcysteine oxidase 1-like isoform X3, with amino-acid sequence MARAAPLLAALTALLAAAAAGGDAPPGKIAVVGAGIGGSAVAHFLQQHFGPRVQIDVYEKGTVGGRLATISVNKQHYESGAASFHSLSLHMQDFVKLLGLRHRREVVGRSAIFGGEHFVLEETDWYLLNLFRLWWHYGISFLRLQMWVEEVMEKFMRIYKYQAHGYAFSGVEELLYSLGESTFVNMTQHSVAESLLQVGVTQRFIDDVVSAVLRASYGQSAAMPAFAGAMSLAGAQGSLWSVEGGNKLVCSGLLKLTKANVIHATVTSVTLHSTEGKALYQVAYENEVGNSSDFYDIVVIATPLHLDNSSSNLTFAGFHPPIDDLQGSFQPTVVSLVHGYLNSSYFGFPDPKLFPFANILTTDFPSFFCTLDNMCPVNISASFRRKQPQEAAVWRVQSPKPLFRTQLKTLFRSYYSVQTAEWQAHPLYGSRPTLPRFALHDQLFYLNALEWAASSVEVMAVAAKNVALLAYNRWYQDLDKIDQKDLMHKVKTEL; translated from the exons ATGGCCCGCGCAGCACCGCTGCTCGCCGCGCTGACCGCGCTCctcgccgccgccgctgctggcGGAGATGCCCCGCCGGGCAAAATCG CGGTGGTTGGGGCCGGGATCGGGGGCTCTGCCGTGGCCCATTTCCTCCAGCAACACTTTGGACCTCGGGTGCAGATCGATGTGTACGAGAAGGGAACCGTGGGTGGCCGCCTGGCCACCATCTCAGTCAACAAGCAGCACTACGAGAGCGGGGCTGCCTCCTTCCACTCCCTGAGCCTGCACATGCAGGACTTCGTCAAGCTGCTGG GGCTGAGGCACCGGCGCGAGGTGGTGGGCAGGAGCGCCATCTTCGGTGGGGAGCATTTCGTGCTAGAGGAGACCGACTGGTACCTGCTGAACCTCTTCCGCCTCTGGTGGCACTACGGCATCAGCTTCCTGAGGCTGCAGATGTGGGTGGAGGAGGTCATGGAGAAGTTCATGAG GATCTATAAGTACCAGGCCCATGGCTATGCCTTCTCGGGTGTGGAAGAGCTGCTCTACTCGCTGGGGGAGTCCACCTTTGTCAACATGACCCAGCACTCTGTGGCGGAGTCCCTGCTGCAGGTGGGCGTCACGCAGCGCTTTATTGATGATGTCGTTTCCGCTGTCCTGCGGGCCAGCTATGGCCAGTCAGCAGCGATGCCCGCCTTTGCAG GAGCCATGTCACTAGCCGGGGCCCAAGGCAGCCTGTGGTCTGTGGAAGGAGGCAATAAGCTGGTTTGTTCCGGTTTGCTGAAGCTCACCAAGGCCAATGTGATCCATGCCACAGTGACCTCCGTGACCCTGCACAGCACAG AGGGGAAAGCCCTGTACCAGGTGGCGTATGAGAATGAGGTAGGCAACAGCTCTGACTTCTATGACATCGTGGTCATTGCCACCCCCCTGCACCTggacaacagcagcagcaacttAACGTTTGCAGGCTTCCACCCGCCCATTGATGACCTGCAGGGCTCTTTCCAGCCCACCGTCGTCTCCTTGGTCCACGGCTACCTCAACTCTTCCTACTTCGGTTTCCCAGACCCTAAGCTTTTCCCATTTGCGAACATCCTTACCACAGATTTCCCCAGCTTCTTCTGCACTCTGGACAACATGTGCCCTGTCAACATCTCTGCCAGCTTCCGGCGAAAGCAGCCCCAGGAGGCAGCTGTTTGGCGAGTCCAGTCCCCTAAGCCACTCTTTCGGACCCAGCTAAAGACCCTCTTCCGTTCCTATTACTCAGTACAGACAGCTGAGTGGCAGGCCCATCCCCTCTATGGCTCCCGCCCCACGCTCCCGAGGTTCGCACTCCATGACCAGCTCTTCTACCTCAATGCCCTGGAGTGGGCGGCCAGCTCCGTGGAGGTGATGGCCGTGGCTGCCAAGAATGTGGCCTTGCTGGCTTACAACCGCTGGTACCAGGACCTAGACAAGATTGATCAAAAAGATTTGATGCACAAGGTCAAGACTGAACTGTGA